One region of Juglans regia cultivar Chandler chromosome 4, Walnut 2.0, whole genome shotgun sequence genomic DNA includes:
- the LOC108983255 gene encoding pentatricopeptide repeat-containing protein At5g46100, with protein sequence MGSKSMFKWPKQITPSLVEQLIRAEKDVQKAALIFDSGTAEYVNGFRHDHNTFGAMISKFVSANQFRPAEELLNRMKEEKCSITEDIFLSLCRAFGRVHRPLDAIRVFNKMEEFQCKPSERSYITVFAILVEENQLKMAIKFYRHMRGMGIPPCVASLNVLIKALCKNSGTMEAAFRIFREMPNRGCTPDSYTYGTLINGLCRVGKIGEAKELLKEMETKGCLPSVVTYTSLIHGLCQSGSLDEAVGLLEEMKIREIEPNVFTYSALMDGLCKGGRSSQAMELLEMMISKRHRPNMITYSTLIHGLCKDGKLREALEILDRMKLHGLKPDAGLYGKIISGFCDICKFQEAANFLDEMVLGGISPNRLTWSLHVKIYNMVVQGLCTNGDPNRAFQLYLSMRTRGISIDTATFDFLIKCFSKRGDLHKAARIIDEMVIDGCLPTEGTWSAVFGGFWDRRKVREDAEFLQDKLMSEIVEPELQF encoded by the coding sequence ATGGGTAGTAAAAGTATGTTTAAATGGCCGAAACAAATCACACCTTCCCTAGTTGAGCAGTTGATACGGGCAGAAAAGGACGTACAGAAAGCTGCTCTAATATTTGATTCGGGGACAGCTGAGTACGTTAATGGGTTTCGGCATGATCATAATACCTTTGGTGCAATGATCTCCAAATTTGTTTCCGCAAACCAGTTCAGACCAGCAGAGGAGCTCCTTAATAGAATGAAGGAGGAAAAGTGTAGTATTACCGAAGATATATTCCTCTCCCTGTGCAGAGCCTTCGGTCGGGTTCACAGGCCCCTGGATGCCATTAGGGTCTTTAACAAGATGGAGGAATTTCAGTGCAAACCCAGTGAGAGATCTTACATTACAGTTTTTGCAATTCTTGTTGAAGAAAACCAGTTAAAGATGGCTATAAAATTTTATAGGCATATGAGAGGCATGGGTATACCTCCTTGTGTTGCTTCCCTTAATGTTTTGATTAAAGCCCTTTGCAAGAACAGCGGGACAATGGAAGCTGCTTTTCGGATATTTCGAGAGATGCCCAATCGTGGTTGTACTCCAGATTCATATACATATGGTACCCTGATTAATGGGTTGTGTCGAGTGGGAAAGATTGGAGAAGCAAAGGAGTTATTAAAAGAGATGGAGACAAAGGGTTGTTTGCCCAGTGTTGTGACCTATACTTCTTTGATTCATGGTTTGTGCCAGTCTGGAAGTTTGGATGAAGCTGTTGGATTACTCGAAGAGATGAAGATCAGAGAAATTGAGCCAAATGTGTTTACGTACAGTGCTTTAATGGATGGTCTTTGCAAGGGTGGGCGTTCTTCACAAGCCATGGAGCTCCTGGAGATGATGATTAGCAAAAGGCATAGGCCCAATATGATAACTTATAGTACTTTAATTCATGGACTCTGTAAAGATGGAAAGCTTCGAGAAGCTTTGGAGATTCTTGACAGGATGAAACTTCACGGATTGAAACCAGATGCAGGGTTGTATGGTAAGATCATTAGTGGCTTCTGTGACATCTGCAAGTTCCAGGAAGCTGCAAACTTCCTTGATGAAATGGTCCTTGGGGGAATCTCACCGAACCGATTAACTTGGAGCCTTCATGTTAAGATTTATAACATGGTGGTCCAAGGCCTTTGTACTAATGGTGATCCAAATCGAGCTTTTCAGTTGTACCTTAGTATGCGGACTAGGGGTATCTCAATTGATACTGCAACATTTGATTTTCTGATTAAGTGTTTTTCTAAGAGAGGAGACTTACATAAGGCTGCTCGCATCATCGATGAAATGGTGATTGATGGGTGTCTTCCAACTGAGGGAACGTGGAGTGCAGTTTTTGGTGGATTTTGGGATCGAAGGAAGGTGCGGGAAGATGCTGAGTTTTTGCAAGACAAGCTAATGAGTGAAATTGTTGAGCCAGAATTACAATTCTGA
- the LOC108983252 gene encoding uncharacterized protein LOC108983252 isoform X1, translated as MWSSPRHHPENDAVVVRLTASLPLVSASRVRLRDGKRSALRPTDGLHRISAELSKAGNYGGSFTSISFSNFRLIPLSLCSLRYHHLFSISPTLPPVDVRIARPQTQELILEDSMQNLNLKSLYIENRENVIEDLSRRIHSLQSTLDGLKGESSRTDERLIALENEVRRLWAVSRKNNFDIHDLESKARDAEERLEKITSQVENMADIVTEQWIQIQRLEQALQIMERTRRQVRATRCTFLKFIKNIFGNHHQKVFGVLDPYLFGEGPTVTSYISQAKRQLKRLFIAAKKHHHQLQGFIKQEMERNEFTAALANSEVVFILASALITFPIMGAWVLLSSQFS; from the exons ATGTGGTCGTCACCACGACATCACCCGGAAAACGACGCCGTCGTCGTCCGATTAACGGCATCACTGCCACTAGTATCCGCGAGTAGAGTGAGACTGAGAGATGGAAAGAGGTCAGCGCTGAGGCCGACGGACGGCCTACATCGGATTTCCGCAGAGCTGAGCAAGGCGGGCAACTATGGCGGTTCATTtacttccatttctttttctaatttccGGCTTATTCCCCTCTCTCTTTGCTCTCTCCGATACCACCACTTGTTCAGCATCAGCCCCACACTCCCACCAGTTGATGTGCGAATTGCGCGACCTCAAACTCAAG AATTGATTCTTGAAGACTCCATGCAAAACCTAAATCTGAAGAGCCTTTACATTGAGAACCGCGAGAACGTGATTGAAGACTTGTCACGTAGGATCCATTCTCTGCAGTCTACTCTCGACGGTTTAAAG GGGGAATCATCGCGGACTGATGAGAGACTCATTGCTCTAGAAAACGag GTACGGCGTCTTTGGGCTGTGTCAAGAAAGAACAACTTTGATATTCATGATTTAGAGTCTAAAGCACGGGATGCTGAGGAGAGGCTGGAAAAGATTACCTCACAAGTTGAAAAT ATGGCTGACATTGTTACAGAGCAATGGATTCAAATTCAGCGGCTTGAGCAGGCTCTTCAAATCATGGAG AGGACTCGAAGGCAAGTTCGCGCTACAAGATGCACATTCTTGAAG TTCATCAAGAACATTTTTGGTAATCATCATCAAAAGGTTTTTGGAGTGCTTGATCCTTACTTATTTGGTGAGGGGCCTACCGTGACTTCTTATATCTCTCAAGCTAAGCGCCAGCTGAAAAGACTATTCATAGCAGCTAAAAAGCATCACCATCAG TTGCAAGGATTCATCAAAcaagaaatggaaagaaatgaaTTCACTGCAGCTCTTGCCAACAGTGAAGTGGTTTTCATTTTG GCTTCTGCTCTAATTACTTTCCCAATAATGGGGGCTTGGGTTTTGCTCTCATCACAGTTCAGTTAG
- the LOC108983252 gene encoding uncharacterized protein LOC108983252 isoform X2, which produces MAVHLLPFLFLISGLFPSLFALSDTTTCSASAPHSHQLMCELRDLKLKVSQLELILEDSMQNLNLKSLYIENRENVIEDLSRRIHSLQSTLDGLKGESSRTDERLIALENEVRRLWAVSRKNNFDIHDLESKARDAEERLEKITSQVENMADIVTEQWIQIQRLEQALQIMERTRRQVRATRCTFLKFIKNIFGNHHQKVFGVLDPYLFGEGPTVTSYISQAKRQLKRLFIAAKKHHHQLQGFIKQEMERNEFTAALANSEVVFILASALITFPIMGAWVLLSSQFS; this is translated from the exons ATGGCGGTTCATTtacttccatttctttttctaatttccGGCTTATTCCCCTCTCTCTTTGCTCTCTCCGATACCACCACTTGTTCAGCATCAGCCCCACACTCCCACCAGTTGATGTGCGAATTGCGCGACCTCAAACTCAAGGTCTCTCAATTAG AATTGATTCTTGAAGACTCCATGCAAAACCTAAATCTGAAGAGCCTTTACATTGAGAACCGCGAGAACGTGATTGAAGACTTGTCACGTAGGATCCATTCTCTGCAGTCTACTCTCGACGGTTTAAAG GGGGAATCATCGCGGACTGATGAGAGACTCATTGCTCTAGAAAACGag GTACGGCGTCTTTGGGCTGTGTCAAGAAAGAACAACTTTGATATTCATGATTTAGAGTCTAAAGCACGGGATGCTGAGGAGAGGCTGGAAAAGATTACCTCACAAGTTGAAAAT ATGGCTGACATTGTTACAGAGCAATGGATTCAAATTCAGCGGCTTGAGCAGGCTCTTCAAATCATGGAG AGGACTCGAAGGCAAGTTCGCGCTACAAGATGCACATTCTTGAAG TTCATCAAGAACATTTTTGGTAATCATCATCAAAAGGTTTTTGGAGTGCTTGATCCTTACTTATTTGGTGAGGGGCCTACCGTGACTTCTTATATCTCTCAAGCTAAGCGCCAGCTGAAAAGACTATTCATAGCAGCTAAAAAGCATCACCATCAG TTGCAAGGATTCATCAAAcaagaaatggaaagaaatgaaTTCACTGCAGCTCTTGCCAACAGTGAAGTGGTTTTCATTTTG GCTTCTGCTCTAATTACTTTCCCAATAATGGGGGCTTGGGTTTTGCTCTCATCACAGTTCAGTTAG
- the LOC108983253 gene encoding uncharacterized protein LOC108983253, translating into MEEDTTWEQRLQALTHILTSPTTTPSLYSQFFISTQIPCYLNWDYPPILCKKFSSTFPPLHLRWAFALFLKRVSRFGLPETSWRSKCPFQQPPPLILARGLEEAQWGEEQRRNYVRKRMTRKRMGSNVHPLIPILVPDLLLFALLIWNPFPDLDS; encoded by the coding sequence ATGGAAGAAGACACAACATGGGAGCAAAGACTCCAAGCCTTGACCCATATCCTAACCAGCCCCACAACCACACCATCTCTCTACTCTCAGTTCTTCATTTCTACCCAAATCCCTTGCTACCTCAACTGGGACTATCCTCCAATTCTCTGCAAGAAGTTCTCCTCGACCTTCCCTCCTCTTCATCTAAGGTGGGCTTTCGCTCTTTTCCTCAAAAGGGTCTCCAGATTTGGGCTTCCTGAGACCTCATGGAGATCCAAGTGCCCATTCCAACAGCCTCCACCATTGATTCTTGCCAGGGGACTGGAGGAAGCTCAGTGGGGAGAAGAACAAAGGAGGAATTACGTCAGGAAGAGGATGACAAGGAAACGTATGGGAAGTAATGTTCACCCGCTGATTCCTATTTTGGTTCCAGATCTTTTGCTGTTTGCTCTCTTGATTTGGAACCCTTTTCCTGATTTAGATTCCTGA
- the LOC108983257 gene encoding protein E6-like, which produces MAPAKDISFLFLLCLFFSMQIHARESQFFSKVPSVNTNAQETTVIPNKEETLSKQEQEPTFTPESSTQGSYGLYGHESNRLPPATTLTNVNGAPYTTNPTNVPFQTEFEDDESLNKYLDTNDNSYDNNQRNYNNYYNSKNSYEANQNGLFDTRLTERGRYPSTANQNNYYNGANQYYNVEKQGMSDTRFLENGKYYYDINSENYNPNQYGNSRSGVNSRIWYGNKGYNYHGNNENSFEHNKHSMEGYQNEEEFQQEQDEFVP; this is translated from the coding sequence ATGGCTCCTGCAAAAGACAtctcttttctcttcctccTATGCCTCTTCTTCTCCATGCAAATTCATGCTAGAGAAAGCCAGTTTTTCAGCAAAGTCCCTAGTGTCAACACCAATGCCCAAGAGACAACAGTCATACCCAACAAAGAAGAAACTCTGAGCAAACAAGAGCAAGAGCCAACATTCACTCCAGAGAGCAGTACCCAAGGCAGCTATGGACTGTACGGCCATGAGTCCAACCGGCTGCCTCCCGCCACCACCCTAACCAATGTCAACGGCGCCCCCTACACCACCAACCCCACCAATGTCCCATTCCAAACGGAGTTTGAAGATGACGAATCCTTAAACAAGTACCTCGACACCAACGACAACAGTTACGACAACAACCAGAGGAACTATAATAATTACTACAACAGCAAGAACAGCTACGAGGCCAACCAAAATGGTCTGTTTGACACGAGGCTGACAGAGAGAGGCCGGTACCCCTCCACGGCCAACCAGAACAACTACTACAATGGTGCCAACCAGTACTACAATGTTGAGAAGCAAGGAATGAGCGACACGAGGTTTCTGGAGAATGGCAAGTATTATTACGACATCAACAGCGAGAATTACAATCCAAATCAGTATGGGAACTCAAGATCAGGTGTGAACTCGAGGATTTGGTACGGTAATAAGGGTTATAATTATCATGGCAACAATGAGAACTCCTTCGAACACAATAAGCACTCCATGGAAGGGTACCAAAATGAGGAAGAGTTCCAGCAGGAACAAGACGAGTTCGTGCCTTGA